The Peribacillus simplex genome contains a region encoding:
- a CDS encoding sensor histidine kinase: MTKDLLINFLIILFPIFLLQMSYLVKYVYRLDALKGSFLSIFPILSLVLCMLFPVVIEEDFVWDLRWIPFLLGGLYGGYRLGIILIVITLLIRYLSGGENGFYISCITFPLIGVSVFFISKYYLKMSVSKKICMGISLIFIVHILTQFISTVVFELPIGISLWKQYFSIHVIGIIVVILLWEVILTNFQVLEKLVKAEKLQVVSHLAASISHEVRNPLTVTRGYIQMLSEDVSSHTKVKYANIALNELDRATEVINDYLTFAAISPENTERLRISEEIQHVVDSIKPFAYNNGIKLKLSLLEDRAYYVMGERKKFQQCLFNIIKNGIESMVHDGEIYIHLFHAASTIQIKIQDQGIGMTQEQIYRLGEPYFTTKNKGTGLGMMVSYSVIKSMDGTVHVSSVQGKGTCFSINLPIHRNELI, encoded by the coding sequence ATGACAAAAGATTTACTGATTAACTTTTTAATAATCCTTTTTCCAATCTTTTTATTGCAAATGAGCTATCTAGTGAAGTACGTATACCGTTTAGATGCATTAAAAGGATCCTTCCTATCGATTTTCCCTATTCTTTCACTTGTTCTATGCATGTTATTTCCCGTTGTTATAGAAGAGGATTTTGTTTGGGACCTCAGATGGATCCCTTTTCTTTTAGGCGGTTTATATGGGGGCTATCGGTTAGGAATCATATTGATAGTCATCACTCTTCTTATTCGCTATTTATCAGGGGGGGAAAATGGATTTTATATCTCATGTATAACTTTTCCACTCATTGGTGTTTCCGTGTTTTTTATATCTAAATACTATCTAAAAATGTCTGTCAGTAAAAAAATCTGTATGGGTATATCATTAATATTCATTGTCCATATTCTCACACAGTTTATTTCAACAGTAGTATTTGAACTTCCTATCGGTATAAGTCTATGGAAACAATACTTCTCGATCCATGTCATAGGAATCATTGTTGTAATCTTATTATGGGAAGTCATCCTCACTAATTTTCAGGTTCTCGAAAAATTAGTGAAAGCGGAAAAATTACAGGTCGTCAGTCATCTGGCTGCAAGCATATCTCATGAAGTCAGAAATCCCCTTACAGTTACCAGGGGATATATTCAAATGTTAAGTGAAGATGTGTCTTCCCATACAAAGGTCAAATATGCAAATATTGCACTGAATGAATTAGATCGGGCCACGGAGGTCATTAATGATTATTTGACTTTTGCCGCCATAAGCCCTGAAAACACAGAGCGATTAAGGATATCCGAGGAAATTCAGCATGTCGTGGACAGCATAAAACCCTTTGCTTATAATAATGGAATAAAATTGAAGTTATCCCTACTCGAAGATAGGGCTTATTATGTCATGGGTGAAAGGAAGAAATTCCAGCAATGCTTATTCAATATCATAAAGAATGGAATAGAATCGATGGTCCATGATGGCGAAATATACATTCATTTATTTCATGCAGCCTCCACCATCCAAATTAAGATCCAAGATCAGGGAATTGGAATGACACAGGAACAAATATACCGTTTAGGTGAGCCTTACTTCACGACAAAAAATAAAGGGACGGGATTAGGTATGATGGTTTCATATAGCGTTATCAAAAGCATGGATGGAACGGTACATGTATCTAGTGTACAAGGGAAAGGGACATGTTTCTCTATTAACCTGCCCATACATAGAAACGAGCTTATTTAA
- a CDS encoding acetoacetate--CoA ligase codes for MKSLTDGQIIWEPTKEQIEQTVLTQYVKWLKEKKGLTFHDYHELWKWSVDEQEEFWASIWDYCEVKAARKYDRVLAEQSMPGAKWFEGARLNYAENALLNDQEGKTAIFFRSEHIRQQEVSWKELKEKVASVAHSLRKLGVKSGDRVVAYMPNIPEAVIAFLATASIGAIWSSCSPDFGARSVIDRFKQIEPVVLLAVDGYQYNGNVYDKTSVVSQLKQELATVKHTVLVPYIEKKNLEVNLSDMIAWDDLLKEKAELSFESVPFDHPLWILYSSGTTGMPKPIVQGHGGILLEHFKSTRIHQGMTSEDTIFWFTTTGWMMWNLLMGGLLNEGTIVLYDGSPSFPNMDALWELAEDTGMTFFGTSAPFLTNSMKLGNKPMEKYDLSKLKALFSTGAPLSGDGYKWVYENVKKDIWLSSSSGGTDVCAGFVGGVPTLPVRIGEIQGRALGVCAEAFDEHGQTLINEVGELVITKPMPSMPLYFWNDQDGSRYYESYFDTYPGIWKHGDWIKIDDKGSCIIYGRSDSTINRSGVRMGTSDIYRVVEAIDEVMESLVIDREVLGRGSSLLLFVVLKPGKSLDTALTAKIKEQIRGHVSPRFIPDQIHVVEQIPKTLNGKKMEVPIRKVLLGFEFDEVVNADSMGNPESLQFFKELALELNEKKIF; via the coding sequence ATGAAATCGCTTACAGATGGGCAAATCATTTGGGAACCGACAAAGGAACAAATCGAGCAAACGGTATTGACTCAATATGTGAAATGGTTAAAAGAAAAGAAAGGTTTAACATTTCATGATTATCATGAATTATGGAAATGGTCGGTAGATGAACAGGAGGAATTTTGGGCTTCAATTTGGGATTATTGTGAAGTAAAAGCAGCCAGGAAATATGACAGGGTTTTAGCGGAGCAATCAATGCCTGGTGCGAAATGGTTCGAGGGGGCAAGGCTTAATTATGCTGAAAATGCATTATTGAATGATCAAGAAGGGAAAACGGCGATTTTTTTTCGCTCCGAACATATCAGGCAGCAAGAGGTCAGCTGGAAAGAGCTGAAAGAAAAAGTAGCTTCTGTCGCCCATTCATTAAGGAAACTTGGTGTGAAATCCGGTGACCGTGTTGTTGCCTATATGCCGAATATTCCCGAAGCGGTCATAGCTTTCTTGGCAACAGCAAGCATAGGTGCCATCTGGTCCAGTTGCTCACCTGACTTTGGGGCAAGAAGCGTCATAGATCGGTTCAAACAGATTGAACCGGTTGTATTACTGGCAGTTGATGGGTATCAGTACAACGGAAATGTATATGATAAAACATCAGTCGTCTCTCAGCTTAAACAGGAATTGGCTACCGTCAAGCATACCGTGTTGGTTCCTTACATAGAAAAAAAGAATTTGGAAGTGAATCTCTCAGATATGATTGCTTGGGATGATCTTTTAAAAGAAAAGGCAGAATTATCTTTTGAAAGTGTTCCGTTCGATCATCCGCTGTGGATCCTTTATTCATCAGGTACAACCGGGATGCCAAAACCAATTGTACAAGGGCATGGCGGCATATTATTGGAGCATTTTAAATCTACAAGAATCCATCAAGGCATGACTTCCGAGGATACTATATTCTGGTTTACGACGACAGGATGGATGATGTGGAACCTCCTTATGGGCGGTTTGCTTAACGAAGGGACCATCGTCCTTTATGACGGCAGTCCTTCTTTTCCGAATATGGATGCCCTTTGGGAATTGGCGGAAGATACAGGCATGACTTTCTTTGGAACAAGTGCACCTTTCCTTACTAATTCCATGAAGTTGGGAAACAAACCCATGGAAAAATATGATTTATCCAAATTGAAAGCTCTTTTTTCCACTGGAGCTCCATTGTCTGGCGACGGTTATAAATGGGTGTATGAGAATGTCAAGAAGGATATCTGGCTCAGTTCATCCAGTGGCGGAACCGATGTTTGTGCCGGATTTGTTGGTGGTGTTCCCACACTACCCGTGAGAATCGGAGAGATACAAGGTAGGGCATTAGGTGTTTGTGCGGAAGCCTTTGATGAGCATGGTCAAACATTGATAAATGAAGTCGGTGAACTGGTCATTACCAAACCGATGCCGTCCATGCCGTTATACTTCTGGAATGATCAAGACGGTTCACGATACTACGAGAGTTATTTCGATACATATCCTGGCATATGGAAACATGGTGATTGGATAAAAATCGACGACAAAGGCAGCTGTATCATTTATGGACGTTCCGACTCGACCATAAACCGTTCTGGTGTACGGATGGGAACTAGCGATATCTACCGGGTCGTCGAAGCGATCGACGAGGTGATGGAAAGCCTTGTCATAGATAGGGAAGTGCTTGGCCGCGGATCATCACTGCTGCTGTTCGTTGTTCTTAAGCCCGGTAAAAGCCTGGATACAGCATTGACGGCAAAAATCAAGGAACAAATCAGAGGGCATGTGTCCCCTCGCTTTATACCTGACCAAATCCATGTCGTTGAACAAATTCCCAAAACGTTGAACGGAAAGAAAATGGAAGTCCCGATACGTAAAGTGTTATTAGGTTTCGAGTTTGATGAAGTAGTCAATGCAGACTCCATGGGAAATCCAGAATCGCTACAGTTCTTTAAAGAATTAGCTCTCGAGTTGAATGAGAAAAAAATATTCTAG
- a CDS encoding putative quinol monooxygenase, whose product MESSNTIVWINVFTAKPGKLDELVAIQAEELLNFKKGSQGVPDWISSRWHRSVDKNKAIMVTTFESIDHHKNWLEKSEFREHLNKINHLIEDSEGGYYTLVEDIGNL is encoded by the coding sequence ATGGAATCAAGTAATACAATAGTATGGATAAATGTATTTACAGCTAAACCAGGCAAACTAGATGAATTGGTTGCTATCCAAGCTGAAGAACTACTCAATTTCAAGAAGGGATCTCAAGGTGTTCCTGATTGGATTAGTAGCCGTTGGCATCGTTCTGTTGATAAAAATAAGGCAATTATGGTAACTACCTTTGAGAGTATTGATCATCATAAAAATTGGTTAGAAAAAAGTGAATTTAGAGAACACCTTAACAAAATAAATCATCTTATTGAAGATTCAGAAGGTGGATACTACACCTTAGTGGAAGACATCGGAAATTTGTAA
- a CDS encoding NADPH-dependent FMN reductase: MEKLNIGIILGSTRKGRVSPQVGNWVKEIADKRVDANYEIVDIADFKLPFVGEGTGKEPGLLAWSEKLSSLDGFVFIVQEYNHSITGALKNALDSARDEWNNKAAGIVSYGSTGGARAAEHLRGILGELLVADVRVNPTLSLFTDFENFKTFKPADLHLGNIHAMLDQTIAWSGALKKLR; this comes from the coding sequence TTGGAAAAATTAAATATCGGAATTATCTTAGGAAGCACACGTAAAGGACGCGTTAGTCCACAAGTAGGAAATTGGGTAAAAGAAATAGCTGATAAACGAGTAGATGCAAATTATGAAATCGTCGATATCGCAGATTTTAAATTGCCCTTTGTCGGAGAAGGTACTGGTAAAGAACCAGGATTATTAGCTTGGTCAGAAAAACTTTCTAGCTTAGATGGATTTGTGTTTATCGTACAAGAATACAATCACAGTATTACAGGGGCATTAAAAAACGCACTTGATTCCGCACGTGATGAATGGAACAACAAAGCTGCGGGTATCGTGAGCTATGGTTCAACTGGCGGAGCTCGTGCAGCCGAACATTTGCGTGGCATCTTAGGGGAATTACTAGTTGCGGACGTTCGGGTAAATCCAACATTATCACTATTTACAGACTTTGAAAACTTTAAGACATTTAAACCAGCTGATTTGCACCTTGGTAATATCCATGCAATGTTAGATCAAACGATTGCATGGAGTGGTGCATTAAAAAAATTACGATAG
- a CDS encoding thiamine pyrophosphate-dependent dehydrogenase E1 component subunit alpha produces METVQSNEIKLSQDRAYWMYKKMLEIRKFEDQVHESFAKGILPGFVHLYAGEEAVAVGVCAHLSEKDSITSTHRGHGHCIAKECDLNGMMAEIYGKVTGLCKGKGGSMHIADLDKGMLGANGIVGGGFPLACGAALTAKYKKTDHVSVCFFGDGANNHGTFHEGINLAAIWKLPVIFIAENNGYGEATPFNYASSCKTIADRAISYNIPGVRVDGKDVLAVYKAAEEAVQRARRGDGPSLIECVTYRNYGHFEGDAQKYKKEQDKKEHIQEKDAIALFRNYLLKQNLLAEKELISLEIAVEESIKQAVKFSEDSPYPEASDLLKDVYVSY; encoded by the coding sequence ATGGAAACGGTTCAATCGAATGAAATCAAGTTATCACAGGACAGGGCTTATTGGATGTACAAAAAAATGCTGGAGATCAGGAAATTCGAAGACCAAGTTCATGAATCTTTTGCTAAAGGGATTTTACCAGGTTTTGTCCATTTATATGCTGGGGAAGAAGCGGTAGCTGTTGGAGTATGTGCCCACCTTTCCGAAAAGGACAGCATTACAAGCACTCACAGGGGGCATGGCCACTGTATTGCAAAAGAATGTGACCTTAATGGGATGATGGCTGAAATCTACGGGAAAGTGACAGGGCTTTGCAAGGGAAAAGGAGGTTCCATGCATATTGCCGATTTGGATAAGGGGATGTTAGGTGCAAACGGGATAGTTGGTGGAGGCTTTCCGCTCGCATGCGGTGCAGCATTAACTGCGAAATATAAGAAGACCGATCATGTTAGTGTTTGTTTTTTTGGTGATGGTGCCAATAATCATGGGACATTCCATGAAGGTATAAATCTGGCGGCAATTTGGAAGCTACCCGTAATATTCATCGCAGAAAATAATGGGTATGGGGAGGCAACGCCATTCAATTATGCTTCTAGCTGTAAAACGATAGCCGATCGGGCGATTAGCTACAATATCCCGGGTGTCCGAGTGGATGGGAAAGATGTTTTGGCTGTGTATAAGGCTGCCGAAGAAGCCGTTCAGAGGGCTCGCAGGGGAGACGGTCCATCATTGATCGAATGCGTTACTTATCGTAATTATGGACACTTCGAGGGAGATGCACAGAAATATAAAAAAGAACAAGATAAAAAGGAACATATACAAGAGAAAGATGCGATTGCCCTGTTTAGGAATTACTTACTCAAACAGAATCTACTGGCTGAAAAAGAACTGATTTCTCTTGAGATTGCCGTTGAGGAATCTATCAAACAAGCAGTCAAGTTCAGTGAAGATAGTCCATATCCAGAGGCTTCCGATTTATTAAAAGATGTTTATGTATCCTATTAA
- a CDS encoding alpha-ketoacid dehydrogenase subunit beta, which produces MSRKISMSQAINEAMAMAMRKDENVILMGEDVAGGAEVDHLQDDEAWGGVLGVTKGLVQEFGRDRILDTPIAEAGYMGAAMAAASTGLRPIAELMFNDFIGSCLDEVLNQGAKFRYMFGGKAQVPVTIRTMHGAGFRAAAQHSQSLYALFTSIPGLKVVVPSSPYDAKGLLLSAIEDNDPVIFFEDKTLYNMVGEVPEGYYTIPIGKAEIKRKGSDLTVVAIGKQVHTAMEAAEKLTAKGIEVEIVDPRSLSPLDEESILNSVAKTNRLIVIDEANPRCSVATDIAALVADKGFDTLDAPIKRITAPHTPVPFSPPLEDIYLPTSEKVIQVVSELLGEPSILGV; this is translated from the coding sequence ATGAGTAGAAAAATCAGTATGTCACAGGCAATAAATGAAGCAATGGCCATGGCAATGAGAAAAGATGAAAATGTCATCCTTATGGGAGAGGATGTAGCCGGAGGCGCAGAGGTTGATCATTTGCAGGATGACGAAGCATGGGGTGGTGTTTTAGGTGTCACAAAAGGATTGGTTCAAGAGTTTGGCCGCGATAGAATCCTTGATACGCCCATTGCGGAAGCCGGTTATATGGGGGCGGCCATGGCAGCCGCTTCGACAGGCTTACGACCGATTGCCGAGCTAATGTTCAATGATTTCATTGGCAGCTGTTTGGATGAAGTATTGAATCAAGGTGCCAAGTTCCGCTATATGTTTGGAGGAAAAGCACAGGTTCCCGTGACAATCCGTACGATGCATGGTGCAGGGTTCAGAGCTGCGGCACAGCATTCCCAAAGCCTTTATGCCTTGTTCACTAGCATTCCTGGATTGAAGGTCGTTGTTCCCTCATCCCCCTATGACGCAAAAGGGCTCTTACTTTCAGCCATAGAAGATAATGATCCGGTCATCTTTTTTGAAGATAAAACGCTTTACAACATGGTTGGGGAGGTTCCGGAGGGCTACTATACAATCCCAATCGGCAAAGCTGAAATTAAAAGGAAAGGCTCGGATTTGACGGTCGTTGCCATCGGTAAACAAGTTCACACCGCGATGGAGGCTGCTGAAAAACTTACTGCTAAAGGCATTGAAGTCGAGATTGTCGACCCGCGGAGCTTGTCACCACTGGATGAAGAATCAATTCTCAACTCAGTGGCAAAAACAAATCGTTTGATCGTGATCGATGAAGCGAACCCAAGATGCAGCGTCGCAACGGATATTGCCGCACTGGTCGCGGATAAGGGATTTGACACGCTCGATGCGCCAATCAAGAGGATCACGGCACCACATACTCCTGTACCTTTTTCTCCACCGCTTGAAGATATCTACCTTCCAACATCAGAAAAAGTGATACAAGTCGTTTCAGAATTATTGGGGGAGCCTTCCATTCTTGGGGTGTAA
- a CDS encoding dihydrolipoamide acetyltransferase family protein codes for MAVEVVMPKLGMAMKEGTVSLWSKAVGDPVEKGEAIASINSEKIEMDIESPAEGTILNIAVQEGQGVPPGTVICHIGNPNEKIMIDDQVAEPTQSKIVEQEKPKTKESSILPKGDRLMITPVARKMALAANLDIEKIQGTGPGGRITKEDIQKVIEKRDFMSVNTEERIVPPQPTLENPQHIPVTGMRNIIAKRMKESLQSSAQLTLTMKVDVTDLVILQKQATETLQKQESTKLTITDFVAKAVVLSLKEHPKMNSAYIEDNIILYEQIHLGLAVALEKGLVVPVIRNAENCTLRQLSKKGKELARCARDGQLPIEDMQGSTFTISNLGAYGVEHFTPILNTPETGILGIGSAYDTPRYIGEELKKRTILPLSLTFDHRVLDGAPAAAFLQTLKRYLEEPITVIL; via the coding sequence ATGGCGGTCGAGGTAGTAATGCCGAAATTGGGCATGGCAATGAAAGAAGGCACTGTTTCGTTGTGGAGCAAGGCTGTTGGGGATCCAGTCGAAAAAGGTGAAGCAATTGCCAGTATCAATTCAGAGAAAATAGAAATGGATATTGAATCTCCAGCGGAAGGTACGATTCTGAATATAGCAGTTCAAGAAGGACAAGGAGTACCTCCAGGAACCGTTATCTGTCATATCGGAAATCCGAATGAAAAAATAATGATCGATGATCAAGTTGCGGAACCAACCCAGTCGAAAATTGTTGAACAAGAAAAGCCAAAAACAAAAGAGTCATCCATTTTGCCAAAGGGAGATCGCTTGATGATCACCCCGGTTGCACGAAAAATGGCACTGGCAGCGAATCTTGATATTGAGAAGATTCAAGGCACCGGGCCAGGAGGAAGAATCACTAAAGAAGATATACAGAAAGTAATTGAAAAAAGGGATTTCATGTCAGTAAATACAGAAGAAAGAATAGTTCCCCCCCAACCTACTTTAGAGAATCCGCAGCATATTCCTGTAACCGGAATGAGGAACATCATTGCAAAACGTATGAAAGAGAGCTTGCAAAGCAGTGCCCAATTAACTCTAACGATGAAAGTTGATGTCACTGATTTAGTCATTTTGCAAAAACAGGCTACTGAAACGCTACAAAAACAGGAATCAACTAAATTGACTATAACAGACTTTGTTGCCAAGGCTGTCGTGCTTTCACTTAAAGAGCATCCTAAAATGAATAGTGCTTATATTGAAGATAACATCATTTTGTATGAGCAAATCCATCTTGGATTAGCAGTGGCCTTGGAAAAGGGGCTCGTTGTTCCCGTTATAAGAAATGCCGAAAATTGTACCCTAAGACAGTTATCGAAAAAGGGTAAGGAATTGGCCCGATGTGCACGTGACGGTCAATTGCCCATTGAAGACATGCAAGGGTCCACTTTTACAATCAGTAACCTTGGAGCATATGGCGTTGAGCATTTTACACCGATTCTCAATACACCGGAAACGGGGATACTTGGAATTGGCTCTGCATACGATACCCCGCGTTACATTGGCGAAGAATTGAAGAAGAGAACGATCTTGCCACTCAGTTTAACGTTTGATCACCGTGTACTTGACGGGGCACCCGCGGCTGCCTTTTTACAAACACTAAAACGGTATTTAGAAGAGCCGATCACCGTGATTTTATAG
- the lpdA gene encoding dihydrolipoyl dehydrogenase: MNRIAIIGGGPAGYVAAITAAQQDKEVILVVDGPLGGTCLNEGCMPTKSLLKSADTYDLVKNAGHMGIRLPSTSIEVDWDTVQERKKEVISKLVNGIRYLMNKNKIKVIQGRASILSGHRLRIENGNKNEEIEASKIIISTGSEPIPLPFAPFDGEWIIHSGHAMSLPAIPDSLLIVGGGVIGCEFASIYSRMGTKVTVIEMGAKLLPGEDDDITSILHGELKNQGVTVHTSTSVKNINANSKTVFLEKSNGELEELHADYVLVSIGRKPRVNEMGLEGNDIDFSRLGISVDDRMQTSNPSIYACGDVIGGIQLAHVAFHEGRVAALNACGQFAQVNYRAIPRCIYTSPEIASVGLTEKEARKKYGDIKVGEFAFSANGKAILSNEPVGFTIVGQHATELIGQGTVMLHAEITADMMGDFVAAHPTLSESIHEAFLNVVGQAVHS; encoded by the coding sequence TTGAATCGTATAGCTATTATAGGCGGCGGTCCTGCAGGGTATGTAGCGGCAATCACTGCTGCCCAGCAGGATAAGGAAGTCATATTGGTAGTCGATGGGCCATTGGGGGGCACCTGTTTAAACGAAGGCTGCATGCCAACGAAGTCATTATTGAAAAGTGCAGATACGTATGACTTGGTGAAAAATGCCGGGCACATGGGAATTCGCCTGCCCTCCACTTCGATTGAAGTCGATTGGGATACCGTACAGGAACGAAAGAAAGAAGTCATATCCAAACTAGTGAACGGCATTCGATATTTAATGAATAAGAATAAAATAAAAGTCATTCAGGGAAGAGCGTCTATCCTGTCGGGCCATCGACTGCGGATCGAGAACGGAAATAAAAATGAAGAGATTGAAGCTAGTAAGATCATCATTTCAACTGGGTCCGAACCGATTCCTTTACCTTTTGCCCCGTTTGATGGTGAATGGATCATCCACAGTGGCCATGCCATGTCACTTCCTGCCATTCCTGATTCGCTGCTCATTGTTGGAGGCGGCGTCATCGGATGTGAATTTGCCAGTATTTATAGCAGGATGGGCACCAAGGTAACCGTTATCGAAATGGGGGCAAAGCTGCTTCCGGGGGAAGACGATGATATTACGAGCATCTTGCATGGAGAATTGAAAAACCAAGGCGTAACGGTCCATACCTCCACATCTGTCAAAAACATCAATGCAAACAGCAAGACGGTATTTTTGGAGAAAAGCAATGGCGAACTGGAAGAACTTCATGCAGATTACGTACTCGTATCAATAGGGAGAAAACCAAGAGTGAACGAAATGGGCTTAGAGGGAAATGATATTGACTTTTCCCGACTTGGCATCTCAGTGGATGATCGAATGCAAACAAGCAATCCATCGATTTATGCCTGTGGAGATGTGATAGGGGGCATACAACTTGCCCATGTTGCTTTTCATGAAGGGCGAGTTGCGGCTCTGAATGCCTGTGGTCAATTTGCACAAGTGAATTACCGGGCAATCCCTCGCTGCATTTATACCTCCCCGGAGATTGCCAGTGTAGGCTTGACTGAAAAAGAAGCGCGTAAAAAATATGGGGACATTAAAGTTGGTGAATTCGCTTTTTCGGCAAATGGGAAAGCTATCCTTTCCAATGAACCGGTAGGTTTTACCATTGTTGGTCAACATGCGACAGAATTGATTGGTCAAGGTACGGTCATGCTGCATGCAGAAATAACGGCAGATATGATGGGAGATTTTGTAGCGGCACATCCAACCTTGTCGGAATCCATACATGAAGCTTTTTTGAACGTTGTTGGTCAAGCTGTGCATTCATAA
- a CDS encoding acetoin reductase yields the protein MASGQRTAVVTGAGRGIGRAIALRLAQDGLNVVINDVNLDTAESVVNEIREIGRESFAVKADVSTRREVFDMVNQVVERFGQLDVMVSNAGIAQIKPLLEVTQEDLEQIFNINVNGVLFCLQAAAEQMKKQEGGKIISAASIASYKGFSLLGTYSATKFAVRGITQAAAQELAQFGITVNAYCPGIVGTQMWDLIDEKMGQYMNLAKGETFKKFTDSITLGRPETPEDVAKFVSYLASTDSDYMTGQSIMIDGGVIFS from the coding sequence ATGGCTAGCGGTCAACGGACGGCGGTAGTCACTGGTGCAGGACGTGGTATCGGACGTGCCATTGCATTAAGATTAGCTCAGGATGGATTGAATGTAGTCATTAATGACGTCAATCTGGATACGGCTGAATCGGTCGTGAATGAGATCAGAGAAATTGGGCGTGAAAGCTTTGCCGTTAAAGCGGATGTAAGCACTAGACGGGAAGTATTCGATATGGTGAATCAAGTTGTAGAACGTTTTGGACAACTGGACGTTATGGTTTCAAATGCAGGAATTGCTCAGATAAAGCCTCTATTGGAGGTAACTCAAGAGGATCTGGAACAGATTTTCAATATAAATGTAAATGGTGTCCTCTTTTGCCTGCAAGCCGCTGCTGAACAAATGAAAAAGCAGGAAGGCGGGAAAATTATTAGTGCTGCCAGCATCGCCAGTTACAAAGGCTTTAGTTTACTAGGTACATACTCGGCCACAAAATTTGCCGTAAGAGGCATTACACAAGCGGCAGCACAGGAATTGGCCCAGTTTGGCATTACGGTGAATGCCTATTGTCCAGGAATTGTCGGTACGCAAATGTGGGATTTGATCGATGAAAAAATGGGTCAATATATGAATCTTGCTAAAGGTGAAACATTTAAAAAGTTTACCGATTCCATAACCTTAGGACGCCCCGAAACGCCAGAAGATGTTGCGAAATTCGTATCTTACCTTGCTTCAACGGATTCGGATTATATGACAGGGCAATCCATCATGATTGATGGCGGGGTTATATTTTCATAA